The following are encoded in a window of Panicum virgatum strain AP13 chromosome 5N, P.virgatum_v5, whole genome shotgun sequence genomic DNA:
- the LOC120676423 gene encoding vesicle transport protein SFT2B-like, translated as MDALTRLRRSLVGGGNEEEDLPEDSILGDTEDLCSLSQLQRIYAFAACLVAGLALMILSFIVFARPIKFAVMFTFGNMLTVGSTAFVMGPQKQLRMMFDPVRLYATAIYVGCVVLALIFALWIHDKLLTLIAIICEICALFWYSLSYIPFARRMVSDLMVKLCDTEL; from the exons ATGGACGCGCtcacccgcctccgccgctccctggtcggcggcggcaacgAGGAGGAGGACCTGCCGGAGGACTCCATACTGGGGGACACCGAGGACCTATGCTCCCTCTCCCAGCTCCAG AGGATCTACGCGTTCGCGGCGTGCTTGGTGGCCGGACTCGCCCTGATGATCCTG TCTTTTATCGTCTTCGCTAGACCTATCAAATTCGCAGTCATGTTTACGTTTGGAAACATGTTGACAGTTGGGAG CACAGCCTTTGTTATGGGGCCACAAAAACAGCTAAGGATGATGTTTGATCCAGTTCGATTGTATGCAACTGCTATTTATGTTGGATGTGTTGTTTTGGCTCTAATCTTCGCTCTTTGG ATTCATGACAAGCTGCTAACACTGATTGCGATCATATGTGAGATCTGCGCCCTGTTTTG GTACAGTTTGAGCTACATACCTTTCGCACGAAGGATGGTTTCTGACCTGATGGTGAAGTTATGTGACACTGAACTTTGA
- the LOC120671964 gene encoding uncharacterized protein LOC120671964, with amino-acid sequence MAYTSAATATAVAVLLLASSCLSTAQVIRPELIYAFVREQMGAADLVSWAREIAYAQRENWCGEKGRRRPRDFPFKLGSDWRHPIGMKDGFTRVEGRMWGVIAFARGLQTYLCSAKAEPEERRCCCCGSSSRRCCCCCTPGSLQPGVPVQAAGGSQAADGDRQKPTPRLR; translated from the exons atggcctacacctccgccgccactgccaccgccgtcgccgtgctCCTTCTCGCGTCCTCGTGCCTATCCACTGCACAAGTAATCAGACCTGAGTTGATCTATGCCTTCGTCCGCGAGCAGATGGGGGCGGCGGACCTTGTCTCCTGGGCTCGCGAGATTGCCTACGCGCAGCGCGAGAACTGGTGCGGGGAGaagggccggcgccgcccgcgcgacTTCCCTTTCAAGCTTGGATCCGATTGGCGGCATCCCATCGGTATGAAGGACGGCTTCACTAGGGTCGAGGGCCGTATGTGGGGAGTCATCGCCTTTGCCCGCGGCCTTCAGACTTACCTGTGCTCTGCCAAGGCGGAGCCGGAGgaacgccgctgctgctgctgcggtagCTCaagtcgccgctgctgctgctgctgcacacCGGG GTCTCTACAACCTGGAGTTCCAGTGCAAGCTGCTGGAGGGAGTCAAGCTGCTGATGGGGATCGCCAGAAACCCACGCCCCGCCTGCGCTGA